The following is a genomic window from Gadus morhua chromosome 23, gadMor3.0, whole genome shotgun sequence.
TAACAAAGATGGACACAAATTACAGACGTTTCAtcgaaccaaaacaaaagcttGCGGTCACAATAAGGTAAAACTCAAAAACatatcataaatatttggcctgttaggCCCTTTGAGACTATAATGGAGATTAAGGTCTATACAAAAATTATTGATTtgaaaaacaataaattaaAGAAATAATGTGCCCAGATCTCCTTAAAAAAAGCAATGTATTTGGTccaaacagaaaatacaaataatactaATGTGGGTCCCGTGGCTCTCTTTCATAATGTGGATCCTTCTCGGGAGGATGGCCCTCCCATAGACCCATAGGGTTGCGTATGCTGAGGAGCAAATGGCGGGTGTCTACTCCCTTCCCAAGTATCGGACAAGACAGACCTATGTCTCTCATATGGCTGGGTAGGGACAGCATATGGTGTTGGCCTGCTCTCTTGTGAGGTTTCCAGGACTTGCAGAATTGCTGGTATTTAGTTTGTCCAGCTGAGGAACCACactcaaaaaacacaaaaaaaagctcACTGGCAGTGGTTAGGACTTTTGGTGGTGGAGGCACTGTGATTATGTCCAGGAGCCTTTCGTTGACCAGAGTGTTGGGGCTTCTGCTCCTGTGTCTGCTCCTGGATGCAGTGGCGTGTTGGGCTGCCATCCTCTCAGTCCGGGGAGGTGGAGCTGCATCCTCCTGCTGATCCTCCTGCTGATCCTTTGCCTCCTCTTCCTGGGTGTTCTGCCCTGGCTCAGAGGCCTCCAGATTGCCTGTGGTGCTAGAAgtaaaacaattgtaactgtAAATTACTCTAAAAAGTAATAGCAAATAATGATTTGTTACTGGCTTTACAATGATGATTCAAGCAAGGGGACAGACCTTCTGCTCGGCATAAAGGGCACCAGAAAGGACATGAGGTTTGAGTACCTCCAGTCCCGCTGGCTTGTTGCCCCAGACCCACTTGGAAGGTGCTGCATCTTCCTCCTGTGCTTCACAAATGCATCCCTGAGCCCCTTCCACCTGACCTTGCAATCTCCCACTGTAAATAGGGAAATAAGTAAATTATCAAACGCGTGTTCGCTGACATTTTCTTCTCTTTTACAGGTATATAGCCTCAGGAGATTCAATTGCAAGCCTTGCTTTCAGCTACCGCTTGGGCGTAAGCACGGTCTCCAACGCCATCAAGGACACCTGTGACATCATCAATTTGAGGATGGTGGGGACATGCATGCCACCGCCAACTGAGGATGAGTGGCGAGGAATAGCGGCGAGGTTCATGGAAAGGTGGAACTTCCCAAATTGCATTGGTGCCCTTGATGGGAAACACGTCTCCATACAGGCACCCCCCGGATCTGGCACCCTGTATTGTAATGACAAGAGAACCTTTTCTGTTGTCCTCTGGCCCTGGTGGACGCAGACTACCGTTTTAGGGTGGTCCACATCGGGGCATATGGTAGGGCCAGTGATGGGGGAGTGTTGGCTGCATCTGCACTGGGCAGAGGTCTGGAGGCTGCAACACTCAATGTCCCTCAGGATGCAGTCATACCTGCTGCTCAACATCTGGGTGTCATGCCGTTCACGGTGATTGGAGATGCTGCGTTCCCTCTGAGAACATATCTGATGAGGCCCTATCCTGGACGCGACATCTCCCTGGAAAGGCGCATTTTCAATTACAGACTGTCATGGGCCAGAAATGTGGTTGAAAATGCCTTTGGCATTCTAACACCCAGGTGGCAGATCTTCAAACGAAGCATCTCCCTCCACCCTAACAAAGTGGATGCCATTGTGCTAGCAACATGCATACTGCATAACTTTCTTCTTCAACCAGCAGACAATCAGAGATGGCTGGACGAGCAGGAAGGCAACAACCTTGAGGACATGGAGAGGATGAGGTTGGGAAACAGAGGTGGGCGGGCAGCACATGCTGTCAGAGACAAGCTGtgccaatatttcaattcgccactaggaagtgtgcaatggcagaaccgtATGGTGTAGCCTAGTCATCATGATGACCTAT
Proteins encoded in this region:
- the LOC115536852 gene encoding uncharacterized protein LOC115536852 — translated: MEQRIVARQRVAALLLLRRRLARRRRRVWVHPIDERREERVVYQNLVQELRADPERHRQYFRMNATGMDQILAIIGPDITKMDTNYRRFIEPKQKLAVTIRYIASGDSIASLAFSYRLGVSTVSNAIKDTCDIINLRMVGTCMPPPTEDEWRGIAARFMERWNFPNCIGALDGKHVSIQAPPGSGTLYCNDKRTFSVVLWPWWTQTTVLGWSTSGHMVGPVMGECWLHLHWAEVWRLQHSMSLRMQSYLLLNIWVSCRSR